The genomic DNA AAAGGGTAAGGCAGCCACTTTCCTAGATGCAGAGACCAAGAAATGAAGAACCATTAAGGTTAGGGCCAACTTCTTTACTGCAGTTAGCATTCAGATTGTTTGGAAGGTGCTTCACACCATTAGGAGAGGAAGCAGAGTATCTACATGTATATCAAGCCAATAAATACATCAGATACCCTGTGTAAAGCTGGACCTTTGGTCCTCCATGTGCCGTGCATCTGGTCAAGACACAGAGCCCCATAACTGGCCCagtaaggtcccccccccccatacctcaAACTGGTCCGATAGTGCAGCCAGAGTGAGCACCTCCAAGCGGTAATCCGTTGATAATCAGGCTGTAGTAGCGTTTTCCGTAGGCTGGAATGAGAAGGAAAAGAGTGTTACTATGGAGGCCTGCCATTTGCTGTGTCCGAGCTCTCCTGGTCCAGGATGTGGGGTGGAAATATATTAGGTGTAAATCACCTGTGTGGGGTAATTAATGAAAGAATTTGGCTGGATCCCTAGATCCAAAGTTGTGGGCTAAACACACTTTAGAAAGGACCCCAGCAGAGTATTAATACAGAATCACACAGCACAGTGAGAGTGAGGAATAAAGGCTGTTGgacatttttaaaatcctgtttatTCCGCTTACAGGGCTCCCCCATCTCTACCCCTCTCTCAATAAACAGACCACACCATTAGTAGGTttaactcatgggtaggcaacctaaggcccgggggccggatctggcccaatgccttctaaatccagcccgcagactgtccaggaatcagcgtgtttttacatgagtagaatgtgcatTATTTGTGCGGGGATAGgtattcgttcatcccccccaaaaaaatatagtccggcctcccacaaggtttgagggacagtggacccctgctgaaaaagtttggtgacccctggtttaaatgcTTTACTACAAACTctaaaggtcaggttcatgtgttaTTCCATGCAGGCAGACCAAGAAGAACAGAGGCTCTTTTCAAACATCTGGCAGTAAGAGGTGTTTTGACAGGTTGTGAATTCTCCTACCTTGAaagttttaagcagaggctgaatggccACTCTGTCATGGctagctttagctgagatccctgcattggagggggttggactagaggaccctcagggccccctgcccaattctatgattctaatatttaTGACCACACGGTCGGGGCTTGAAGCAGTCAAGCCCAGACCTGTTGCGTGGTCCAGTTTCCAACGGTGgaatgagaaaggaagaaagacgCTTCACTTCCTCCTTCGGTGAGGTGAAGCTCTAGGAATAGCACTCTGTGGtctttaaccccttcatgcattaactagcccTAAGCATGATAGTTATCCTTTGGCTGCAACACAGGAACGGCCCGCAGGTGTCATACCAGGTGCAGTTGGTTAAAAGGCACGTGTCAAGCCACGGAGCCTACCTGGGCCTCCGCCAATGAGCACCTCCAGGAGCACCCCCAGAGCGCATGCCTCCTCCTTCAGGGGGCTGGTGGGGGTTTGCAGTCAAAAACAGAACTGCAAGGCTTAAGTGAAGCCTTCCTAAGAACATAGAAacagactgctggatcaggcccatggcccatctagtccagcattctgtggccaatTTTGCTACCCGGCTCAAGTCCTAGGTTgctcctaatacagtggtaccttggttctcaaacaccttggttctcaaacgccgaaaacctggaagtaagtgttccggcttttgaacatttttcagaagccgaatgtccgatgcagctgtcggctattgttttccggggcgcctgcaccaatcagaagtgcgccttggtttttgaacatttcggaagtcaaacggacttccagaacggattagtttggcgcttttgcttttgctattcatttttgcgtttttgtttttgaggcttttttcggctaatttgttttttgtgactgcgtggaacccagttcagctactgattgatcgattgtgtgactgcagaaatggatagaagcccccccacacaaacaatgactatcatcagggcaggtaagagaaagaaaaataattttaacttttatcatctacaatacctgtcttaatttattttatattgcgGTACATTGATTCTTGCTTTCATCTTATGGATCAATGGaccttgttagatagtaaaattcatgtgaaattgctgttttaggggcttGTGTATAAATatccggaacggattaatcattttgcattactttctatgggaaagcgcgccttggttttggaacgctttggttttggaacggacttccggaacggtatgaagtttgagaaccaagggaccactgtatataaaCCCCATAGCAGACTGGGACCAGTTAACCTGTGATATTGCCTCACCCCCCATGTGCCCAGTCACCGCTACAGTCTGTGGAGCTGGCGCTGTTTTCAAGTGCCACATCGCCCTCATTCCGCACTTGTAAGAAGTGGGAAAGTGTGGCAGCACCTTCActttgggaactccctgcctcttgaaacTAGCTAGGTGCCCCCTCGCTGTAATCTTTGGGGTCCCTGATTTTCTGCTAAGCAAGGCCTAGCCAGACTTGTAAAGCTGAATCGTGTCTTTTAAACCTATGGTTGGgtttccattgtcttttaaaCGTGGAATTTCAATCACGTGCAGGCCGCTCGCAGGGTAAACCAACgtcaatcctttaaaaagctcaacaattttggccagccctcacgcatgttcacttcatcaaatctggtgccctctttgaaaaaagtttgggcacccctgcagGTTTTATTCCCATCGGACGGTCATTAAATGTTTTTAGTTAAAATGCAAAAATAGGATAAGACTGAGTGGGACTTAGCAAGTAGcttagcaggggggggggggagagagatttgagGAGAGGGAAGgcctggagaggagaaggaggaggagtttagcagaggaagaagagttttggatttgatatcccactttatcactacccgaaggagtctcaaagcggctaacattctcctttcccttcctcccccacaacaaacactctgtgaggtgagtggggctgagagacttcagagaagtgtgactagcccaaggtcacccagcagctgcatgtggaggagcggagacgcgaacccggttcaccacattacgagtctaccgctcttaaccactacaccacactggcaaggtgACAAGGGTGCCTTCTCcatgtccgtccccccccccccccgccatgcctCGCCATGCTGGTGGTACCATCGGTTTGGGCTGTGAGTCGCACGTAGATCTGGTGCAGCGGTCCCTCCTGCCAGAGTATCCCTTTGATGTAGAACTGGTAGACGGACTTGACGTGGTTGATGATCAGCCTGCGCTTGTGGATATTGCTGATGACCATCCAGAGTCCGGTCAACATGCCAAAGACAAAGAAAGCTGTGAAGTCTTGGGTGCCCTGAAAGGAGAGTGCGGGCCAAGTGACTAGCTCAGTACTTTCCGGGGAAAGCTGAATTGTGGCATGACAAATACATCTAGTTGGTACCCGATGATCAATAGTGGCAGCAAGAATCATGCGCCTACCTGTGGTGATTTGAAGTGAAGTATGCTGATCACCAAACAAAGCAGGAAAATCACCATTCCTTTCCAGATCATGTCCTTGTAATACTCAATCACAAACACTGCAGTGGGGGAGGCAGGAAGGGCAAAATTCAGGGCTAATTCAGGGCTACAGTCCGCCACACGCCAGGCTGAAATGGCTAGGGTTGAGCCTTCTTCCCAAGTCCccaacctccctccctcagccCAGGCCACAGAACCCAGCATCCCCGTGGCCAGAGCTGGGAAGCACCGAAAACACAAAATTAGAGCCCCTGGTGCTCATACAGTTGAACTTGTGTTCCATATTTCAATGACACAAAACATGCAACAGTGGAGAACTGTTTAGACACGTTAGGCAAGCTAAGACACAGACTCCCCCTTGCTATCATGAATATATTCTGAAACACGGAAGGTTTAAGCAGCTCAACTTCCCTGCCCAACCCCAGACACGCATCTTGCAGGAGAGTAACTCCGGAGAGTAGCTCCCTCTCCTATCTTCTCCCGTGTCAAGAGACAGGAATAGGGCTGGGTTTGTGGGATGTGTGGGTAAATTGACAAAAGAAGCGGCtgggtgcctggattcaaaatgCGGGGCTTTGCACACTCTCAAGGGGGAGGACAGCCCCCAGCAGGGTTAAAAACACTCCAAAGTTAACCAGCAGCATAGTGTGGAACATGGGTTCTACATATCCTGTTTAGTCTGCCATAAAACACATGTCCCCTCTCTCTACCCCTGTAGCAATGACACACACTGTTCAGTATGTTTAAAGGCTTTCCTTACTAAAtccaaaggtctggttcatgcactgatccatgcagcagcaaggataACACAGGCAGATTACTCTTGGGTGCAAACTGCACAATATCGTTTCAAACATGCCATCTGAACTTGGTGCAAGTTCAGACACGTCCATATTGGTTGGTTACATGGCTGGAAGAGAGTGtgagaaaggaagagaagcacTTCCACTTCCTCCCTCACGGAGGAGGcatgacctagctgagtctaggaacaTGGCTCTGTAGTCTTAACTCCTTCATGCATCAACTAGCCCtcatgcatagttatgtttgactgcagtTTCCAACACTGGGGAGGCTGGGGTGTGGGGAGATCCCGTTTGATGGTTGCCTACGATATGTGCAATGGTTGCTAGAGCAGGCTCCAAGTAGAACAGTGGCTCATCTCAGAGAGTCCTCCAACAGTCCTCAGCACAATCAAGAAGACCCAAGAAGCCTTCCTGAGGCTTTGCTCCTCACCTTTGGGCTGCTGCACTTGGAACGGGTAGTACTTGTTCTCCTTGAGCAGCTCAGGgagttttctctctctgctggcaAAGCTGCAGTGCCAGAGGACCAGGGGACCCTTGAGTATAGCCTTGGCCATCCCGCTGGGTCTTTAAGGGAGCGTCTCGGCACTTTCTCCTTCCTGGAAAAGAACTgctggggagaagagggaggaggaccCTTGTCACGTGCCGGACAGACTGTGgctgcaactcctatcagtcctTTTTCAATGGTAATCTGCATTTGCAGATTCTTACTTACCCCTTAAGACTCTGACTTCCTTTCCTTGTAAAGATTGCCTCTGTCTTTCAGAGGAGGCTTTGCTAAGGAAAAGGCAGGACCAAGAGCCAGGGCCCAAATTATTTGTGTGCACCTTTTCCCACCTGGTCCTGCAGCAGGTGTGGGACAGTCACGGGACAGTTTCCGTAGCAACGGTGGCCAACAGAATCCCTCATCCCCATGGAAACCGGGCTTACACCACAGACAAGACcacagctgctgccccccccgtcactttctcccccccccccaagagctgaACATAAGGCCACCTCCCACCAACATGAATGGGAAGCTTGCTAGAGCTAAACTGGaaagtcattcattcatttattaacaACATTTGTATACCACTGTGCCATTAAAACACATACCAAAGCGCTTCAAAGCAGTGAAACATAAACCCATACAATAAAACGGAagataaaaacagacatcaattgaCTATTGcggaaagatgtattcttaattgcctgcataggcctggtggaacaggAAAGCTTTCAGCAGGCGTTtgaaagttggcacagaaggcacccaCTGAATCTctagtgggagagagttccacaggactgggccaatgacactaaaAGCTCGCTGAAGGATCTTCTAAATCACATCCCTGGCATGggtagtgtcagggaactgtcctcgcCTCAGCGTAGAGTGGCGCAAGGGCTTTCAGGGTATAGAGAGCCCCCGCAACACCTTCTCAGTGCTTCCTCTTCGTCCAGCGGGGAAAGCAGCggtccctctagtggggaaggggagactgCCCAGGGAGGTGCGGACCAGGGCTCTGGGAAGGTGGGAGAGCACTCGCACCGCTCAGGCACAGGGGGAgacgcacctcttccgtctccccacttgcgcagagggACCAGGCGCAGGGATGGTAggagggggttccgcatcccacggctttttatgttgggcaaagaaccggaaagagtcattcccggattctgcagaaggatgagacagacgtgaactttgatgctctgcactgtatatacttgcacaataaagaaaactAAAAGAAACAGCGGAGTCCGACTGGTTACTCATGGGTAACTACTGAGAACCTGACAGGTAGGCAAAACATTTCAACGTTCAATGGAGCAACTTCTCCCAGCTGTTACAAATAGCAGCTCCCCTTACCTTCCTAGTCTAGATTGGACAAACGTGTTTTGGGGGTTCCAGGTGCAAGGATAAGAAACCATCTGGAAGTTGCTGGTGAACTCCTGTTTGAGCAACCAGCTTTCTACAACCCAGGCCCAGAGAAAACAGGGTCATACCCACtgtggaaatttaaaaaaaaaactcttttatTCTGGTAGAGTTTAGAgctacaaacaatacaaaagacGACAGAAATAAGTTACAAAAAAGGTGGGGACAGAGCAACTAGAATGTTTCCCCTCCCAGTAGTGCAGCGAGAACAGTCTCTTTTCTCCTTGCAAGGGACGGATCCTGCACCTCTGCTGCCTTGAGAAAGGTGTAAGACCCCTCTGGGAAAGGTGTAGGTGCTGAAAAGGACAGGAACTTGGCTTGCTGAGGCAAGCAGAGACAGAACTGATCCTCCTGTTACAGTATTCCTGGAGAGGCTATGAGGCATCCCCTGGTGTGGCTGGCTCTTCCGAGCTGGTCAGGAGCTGCTGCAAACATTGCCGGATTTCACCATAACCCCGGTACGCCTTCTTCATGCCCCGTGGCAAATGGCGGCAGGATGACAGGTTGAGGTAGCTGAGAGCAGGGCAGCTGGCAATCAGGGTGCTtatggggagaaggaaaggagatcTATGTTAAGCAGCACCCCAGGCTTCCTCCTTCTCAACCTTGTTAGTGTGGGGAACTGGCAAAACATTCGATTATCACAAGGCCACTCGTAATATGAAGGTCAGTAGCAGGAGGAAACACTACCAGGGTTCCAAAGGGTTCACATGCCTGTGCTTTTCCCCTGATCAACCCACCTCCCTtccaaaatgatttaaaataagAGATTCCATAAATGGGAAAATAGTGCAAAGTTCCTCCCAACTACTCAGAAATGtggataatagtaataataataatttatctataccccagccactctgggcggctttcaacaaaatattaaaatgcaatattctattaaacattaaaagcttccctaaacagggctgccttcagatgtcttcttaaaagtcagatagttgtttatttctttgacatctgatgggagggcgttccacagggcggatgccactaccaagtaggccctctgcctggttccctgtaacttggcttcttgcaacgagggaaccaccagaaggccctcagaactggacctcagtgtccgggcagaatgatgggggtgaagacgctccttcagggaaactggactgaggccgtttagggctttcaaggtcagcaccaacactttgaattgtgctcggaaacgtactgggagccaatgtaggtctttcaagaccggtgttatgcggtcttggtggctgctcccaggcacCAGTCTAGCTTCCGTCCCATCGGGGACAGGGGGCTTGTGGGTGGAAAAGCTGGCGTGAAAAGCAGCCATTATTTGGGCCAGGCCAAGCAACAAGTGAATTCTGCTAGGTGCAGCATTCCGGGCCTGGAGCTCAAGCCAATGAATTGTGGTGGGTCTGGGCATTCCCAGGGCAGACTTGCCTGCCATGCAAACTGAAGCCAGAACAGGGAGCAGCATTCAGCAGAGGTCATGCTGTGAGTGGCACTTGGTCTAACCATAACCCTACACAAACTGCAAGAAACCCACTGCCTCTGCTTTTGTACTGCTGTCAGTCTGTGATGAGAACTGTAGCCAGAACATCTCTCACAATTCCACCACTCTCCACCACAGCAGCACAAACATTTGCCTtacctgtggcaccccacttgtggaatgctcccctGGAGAGGCCCCTCTGGCATCTACACTGCTGTCTTTCAGCACCAGACAGAGCGtgttttcatttccccaaagATCCAAATAGTGGTGAAACTGTTTTCGACTATTGCCATTTTatcttgctgttttattttctttaaaaaaaattattgagatGTATGTTTCAAGCCATAGTGAaatagtttgcttgtttttacttTGAGGGGTTAGGGATATTAAATGATTACATAGAT from Lacerta agilis isolate rLacAgi1 chromosome 7, rLacAgi1.pri, whole genome shotgun sequence includes the following:
- the TMEM249 gene encoding LOW QUALITY PROTEIN: transmembrane protein 249 (The sequence of the model RefSeq protein was modified relative to this genomic sequence to represent the inferred CDS: deleted 1 base in 1 codon) — protein: MAKAILKGPLVLWHCSFASRERKLPELLKENKYYPFQVQQPKVFVIEYYKDMIWKGMVIFLLCLVISILHFKSPQGTQDFTAFFVFGMLTGLWMVISNIHKRRLIINHVKSVYQFYIKGILWQEGPLHQIYVRLTAQTDAYGKRYYSLIINGYRLEVLTLAALSDQFELLDSVGRRIARNLNLNFFDYEDVSTRHVIRHLPPERDEDDDDDYGDNMSV